From a single Granulicella aggregans genomic region:
- a CDS encoding Ig-like domain-containing protein encodes MQSRISICVCRLLLLLLAVTAVIPAAGQIQVAAAAPTPEATLPDDAPQMTSLSLNLCVDDSTTYPCPNPILSDNRYIPSITLTYGQILDGVVAYSPPSLTFGTITIYKDPGTGPVPICVLKIGIDNSCPSNATIFDVGDYTLTAELTFPQDPSYPSSSALPVTVSVSKDTSEVAVSSSQPVATLGSAVTITATATGGYGAIPTGQVVFTVDGMPLTPVALDATGTASFTTSTLALGTHNISASYAGALDFYPAADSPVFKQQIVPPPTVSAVTSSLNPSAIGDSVTFTASIAPAAGATGGLSGTVVFRDGNIAFATQPIVQRGSQYVAQATISTLGFGSHSITAAYSGDGSNSASVSPPYVQQVNYPLTQAPPGYRITVTPSPVAMGVGQTVDLTVTVTPVSGFLQAVTLSCAGLPTESACTFGETVIPAGGGSTTLSFSTMAPHDCGSSIPYFTGQAGLHHPSSTVRYAAPLLAGLLVLVLPRRRRRMRRMRPLLALAFACGLLALNGCGGNCTDFGTPPGGYTLKVNGTSSANGTATGAPSATASNAVNVSTSVAISVKL; translated from the coding sequence TTGCAATCCCGAATCTCCATCTGCGTCTGCCGCCTTCTTCTTCTATTGCTCGCCGTGACGGCCGTGATTCCGGCAGCGGGCCAGATCCAAGTCGCTGCCGCCGCGCCGACGCCCGAAGCGACTCTGCCCGACGACGCGCCGCAGATGACGAGCCTGAGCCTTAACCTTTGCGTGGACGATTCAACCACCTACCCCTGCCCGAATCCGATCCTCTCCGACAACCGGTACATCCCCTCGATCACACTGACCTACGGCCAGATCCTCGATGGTGTCGTCGCCTACAGCCCGCCCAGCCTGACCTTCGGCACCATCACCATCTATAAGGATCCGGGAACGGGACCAGTGCCGATCTGCGTGCTCAAGATCGGAATCGATAACTCCTGTCCGTCCAACGCCACCATCTTCGACGTGGGCGACTACACGTTGACAGCGGAGCTGACGTTTCCCCAAGACCCTTCCTACCCATCCTCGAGCGCCTTGCCCGTTACGGTCTCGGTGTCGAAGGACACGTCGGAGGTTGCGGTGAGCAGTTCGCAGCCCGTGGCAACCCTCGGCTCAGCGGTAACGATCACCGCTACCGCAACCGGCGGCTATGGAGCGATTCCCACTGGGCAGGTCGTCTTCACCGTGGACGGTATGCCGCTAACGCCGGTCGCCCTCGACGCCACTGGCACCGCCAGCTTCACCACATCGACCCTGGCACTCGGGACCCACAACATCAGCGCGTCTTACGCCGGAGCGCTGGACTTCTATCCCGCAGCCGATTCGCCCGTCTTCAAGCAGCAGATCGTGCCCCCGCCGACGGTCTCGGCTGTCACTTCAAGCCTGAACCCTTCCGCCATCGGCGACAGCGTGACGTTTACCGCGAGCATCGCGCCCGCTGCCGGTGCGACGGGAGGTCTCTCTGGCACGGTCGTCTTCAGAGACGGCAACATCGCCTTCGCAACCCAGCCCATTGTCCAGAGAGGCAGCCAGTACGTGGCTCAAGCGACGATCTCGACGCTTGGCTTCGGATCGCACAGCATCACGGCAGCGTACTCCGGCGATGGCTCGAACTCCGCGAGCGTCTCTCCACCTTACGTGCAACAGGTGAACTATCCGCTGACGCAGGCTCCGCCGGGATACCGGATCACGGTAACGCCCTCTCCCGTGGCGATGGGCGTGGGCCAGACGGTCGACCTGACGGTGACGGTCACTCCGGTCAGCGGCTTCTTGCAGGCGGTGACATTGAGCTGCGCCGGCCTGCCGACGGAGTCCGCCTGCACCTTTGGCGAGACCGTCATCCCGGCAGGTGGCGGATCGACGACGCTCTCTTTCAGCACCATGGCGCCGCACGACTGCGGCTCGAGCATACCTTACTTCACCGGGCAGGCGGGGCTGCACCATCCCTCTTCGACAGTGCGTTATGCGGCTCCGCTGCTGGCAGGCCTGCTGGTTCTTGTCTTGCCGCGACGGCGGCGCAGGATGAGGCGAATGCGGCCACTTCTCGCGCTGGCGTTTGCCTGCGGCCTACTCGCGCTGAACGGCTGCGGCGGCAACTGCACAGACTTTGGAACCCCGCCAGGCGGCTACACCTTGAAGGTGAATGGAACCTCGTCGGCAAACGGGACCGCGACCGGAGCGCCTTCCGCAACCGCTTCAAATGCGGTGAACGTAAGCACCAGCGTAGCGATCTCGGTGAAGCTGTAA
- the pgsA gene encoding CDP-diacylglycerol--glycerol-3-phosphate 3-phosphatidyltransferase, translating into MNLPNSITMSRVASVPLLIWILSPVFPFTGHGHTGLLGGEQEIIASLVFILASITDGLDGYLARKRKQITTMGILLDPLADKLMVSTAFIILVAYTPGLVPPWIAVLVIGREFLVSGLRSIAAAEGFTIEASEIGKLKTVIQIVSVVASILAHRWDYWLWFPNFHGGYVVGVRFIALTAIYWMCIVSIISAVDYFVGFWKKIDHASDDRRAQKSFVLSRKAKPASPAVPSGPERTSHIS; encoded by the coding sequence ATGAACCTCCCCAACTCCATCACGATGAGCCGGGTCGCCAGCGTTCCTCTGCTGATCTGGATCCTGTCGCCGGTCTTTCCTTTCACTGGCCACGGACACACCGGCCTGCTGGGCGGCGAGCAGGAGATTATCGCGTCCCTGGTCTTCATTCTCGCGAGCATCACCGATGGCCTGGACGGGTACCTGGCCCGTAAGCGCAAGCAGATCACAACCATGGGCATCCTGCTGGACCCGCTGGCGGACAAGCTGATGGTGTCCACCGCGTTCATCATCCTGGTCGCGTACACGCCCGGGCTGGTGCCGCCGTGGATCGCCGTGCTGGTCATCGGCCGCGAGTTTCTTGTCTCCGGCCTGCGATCGATCGCAGCCGCGGAGGGCTTCACCATTGAAGCCTCCGAGATTGGCAAGCTGAAGACGGTCATCCAGATCGTCTCGGTCGTCGCCTCCATCCTGGCGCACCGGTGGGACTACTGGCTCTGGTTCCCGAACTTCCATGGCGGATACGTCGTCGGCGTGCGCTTCATCGCGCTTACGGCCATCTACTGGATGTGCATCGTCTCCATCATCTCGGCGGTGGACTACTTCGTCGGCTTCTGGAAGAAGATCGACCACGCCTCGGACGACCGCCGCGCCCAGAAGAGCTTTGTGCTCTCGCGCAAGGCCAAGCCGGCGTCTCCGGCGGTTCCTTCAGGCCCGGAACGGACCTCGCATATCAGCTAA